From a region of the Desulfomonile tiedjei genome:
- a CDS encoding TRAP transporter substrate-binding protein, with protein MRRLGYTCFGWFVVAFCVLFMAGPVCSEEKGVKLRYATFFPPMSGMAAIADQWCKEVEKRSNGKVKVSFHPGGSLTPAPQSYEAAVRGITDISMTATQWTSGRFPMSELIHLPLGVKSARQGTGLINAWYKQFKPKEFDDVKVLYFFASGPSHFMTLKPLASINDLKGMKIRAAGDTSKIVAAMGAVPVSVPIADAYEAYQRGICEGVFLSSETLKSFRWGDLLHGLQDNDGIGATNALLVVMNKKKWESLPPDIQQLLGQVSEEWVEKTGKAWDDIDREAIEYAETKGMKVVKISKEEEAITAEKVKPLLDAYVENMKKQGLPGEETLKFAIEYIKAHP; from the coding sequence ATGAGAAGGCTTGGGTACACATGTTTCGGCTGGTTTGTCGTCGCATTTTGCGTTCTGTTCATGGCTGGTCCTGTTTGTTCGGAGGAAAAGGGCGTTAAGCTAAGGTATGCGACGTTTTTCCCGCCGATGAGCGGCATGGCCGCGATTGCCGACCAGTGGTGCAAAGAAGTGGAGAAGCGAAGCAACGGCAAGGTAAAGGTTAGCTTTCATCCGGGAGGCTCCCTGACGCCCGCACCGCAATCTTACGAGGCGGCCGTCCGGGGCATTACGGACATTTCCATGACAGCTACGCAATGGACCTCCGGAAGGTTTCCCATGTCGGAGCTGATTCATCTTCCTCTGGGAGTGAAGAGCGCGCGCCAGGGCACCGGACTGATCAATGCCTGGTATAAGCAATTCAAACCCAAGGAATTTGACGACGTGAAAGTGCTTTACTTCTTTGCCTCGGGGCCCAGCCATTTCATGACCTTGAAGCCCCTTGCTTCCATAAACGACTTGAAAGGCATGAAAATTAGGGCCGCCGGGGATACCAGCAAGATTGTCGCCGCCATGGGTGCGGTACCGGTTTCGGTTCCCATAGCGGACGCTTACGAGGCCTACCAACGGGGGATCTGTGAAGGGGTGTTCTTGTCTTCTGAGACCTTGAAATCTTTTCGGTGGGGAGACCTGCTCCACGGCCTTCAGGACAATGATGGAATCGGAGCGACGAACGCCTTGCTGGTGGTGATGAACAAGAAGAAATGGGAATCCCTTCCTCCTGATATCCAACAACTTCTCGGACAGGTCAGCGAAGAATGGGTAGAAAAGACCGGGAAAGCTTGGGATGATATCGACCGGGAAGCGATAGAATATGCTGAAACAAAGGGTATGAAGGTAGTCAAAATCTCCAAGGAAGAGGAGGCCATAACCGCGGAGAAGGTTAAACCGCTTCTGGATGCTTATGTGGAAAACATGAAAAAACAGGGTCTGCCGGGAGAGGAAACGCTGAAATTCGCGATCGAGTACATAAAGGCTCATCCCTGA
- a CDS encoding AMP-binding protein produces the protein MDRRWHKVWPGWVPKTFTVDKPTSEYLREWATFTPEKIALTFYGRDITYVELNRMIDAMAWGLVDLGVKKGDRVAIHMENCPQFVIAYFAAQRAGAVVVPVNPMFKHAEIEYEINDAGAETLIGLDYLYPSVERVRDRTPLRNVILASLKDYLPAEPTLPLPPDAKEEKRSFAGTLDFGAFTEKSQDRPICNVGDLDSELALLQYTGGTTGIPKGAMISHYALAYACVGSMHWFHHREDDVHLGVTPFFHVMGQQQLMCTPLVSGGRIVILSRFVPDVVAQAITRYRCTYWVGATTMVIALLGLPNIEDYDFRSFRCLWSGGTPISAELQKKLKELAPATIIGEGYGLSETIAHGGACTPLYRYKPGFLGIPQLNDIKITDLTTGEQELGPNEEGEITIKGPAVMQGYWNKPEETKGVLKDGWLHTGDIGLMDEEGYIKFLGRTRELIKCSGYSVFPAEVEDLLYRHPAVKEVAVIGVSDPYRGETPKAFVILKEGYAGKVREEEILEWCKDNMAAYKRPRLLEFREELPKSAAGKLLRRILVDEEREKPAV, from the coding sequence ATGGATCGCAGATGGCACAAGGTTTGGCCGGGTTGGGTTCCAAAGACTTTTACCGTGGACAAGCCCACTTCCGAGTATCTACGGGAATGGGCAACGTTCACACCTGAAAAGATCGCCCTCACATTCTACGGGCGAGACATTACCTACGTCGAACTGAATCGAATGATCGATGCAATGGCCTGGGGCCTGGTCGATCTGGGGGTTAAGAAAGGCGACCGTGTTGCCATTCATATGGAGAACTGTCCGCAATTCGTGATCGCGTATTTTGCCGCACAAAGGGCCGGCGCGGTTGTGGTGCCTGTAAACCCCATGTTCAAGCATGCCGAGATTGAATACGAGATCAACGATGCAGGCGCCGAGACACTTATCGGGCTTGACTACCTCTACCCAAGCGTTGAAAGAGTCAGGGACAGGACGCCACTAAGAAACGTGATCCTCGCATCTCTGAAAGATTACCTGCCGGCTGAGCCTACCTTGCCCCTGCCGCCGGATGCGAAGGAAGAGAAACGATCTTTTGCCGGCACACTCGATTTTGGCGCGTTCACAGAAAAGTCTCAGGATCGCCCCATATGTAATGTAGGCGACCTGGACTCGGAACTTGCGCTTCTACAATACACCGGCGGCACCACAGGTATCCCCAAAGGGGCCATGATCAGCCATTACGCCCTTGCCTATGCATGTGTCGGATCAATGCACTGGTTTCACCATAGGGAAGATGATGTTCATTTAGGCGTTACGCCCTTCTTCCATGTCATGGGCCAGCAGCAGTTGATGTGCACCCCGCTGGTGTCCGGGGGCCGGATTGTCATTCTCTCCAGGTTTGTTCCCGATGTGGTTGCTCAGGCCATAACCCGTTATCGCTGCACTTACTGGGTGGGCGCTACGACCATGGTGATCGCTCTGTTGGGTCTTCCCAACATCGAGGATTACGATTTCAGGTCTTTCCGGTGTCTCTGGAGCGGAGGTACGCCCATATCGGCTGAGCTTCAGAAAAAACTAAAGGAGCTAGCGCCCGCTACCATTATCGGTGAGGGCTATGGACTCTCGGAAACCATAGCTCACGGAGGCGCTTGTACCCCACTATACAGATACAAACCCGGTTTTCTGGGCATTCCCCAGCTCAATGACATCAAAATTACGGATCTGACTACAGGGGAACAGGAACTGGGACCGAACGAGGAAGGGGAGATAACGATAAAGGGACCGGCGGTAATGCAAGGATACTGGAATAAGCCTGAAGAAACAAAAGGAGTCTTAAAGGATGGTTGGCTCCACACAGGCGATATAGGGCTTATGGATGAGGAAGGCTACATCAAGTTTCTAGGCCGCACGAGGGAGCTGATCAAGTGCTCGGGCTACAGCGTATTCCCTGCCGAAGTTGAAGACCTCCTTTACAGGCACCCGGCGGTCAAGGAAGTAGCGGTGATAGGTGTAAGCGACCCCTACCGAGGAGAGACCCCGAAAGCGTTCGTGATTCTGAAAGAGGGGTATGCTGGAAAAGTCCGGGAGGAAGAGATTCTGGAGTGGTGCAAAGACAATATGGCTGCATACAAGCGGCCTCGACTCCTGGAGTTTAGAGAAGAACTGCCCAAGAGTGCGGCAGGGAAGCTATTGAGACGGATTCTGGTCGATGAGGAACGCGAGAAGCCTGCGGTATAG
- a CDS encoding TetR/AcrR family transcriptional regulator: MANDSETSYVKEAIMKESTRLFLANGFRGTSVKEITQAAGIGRGTLYWYFKSKEEILESIFRKFESEFVEGIMEAVRNCDGDFVAKYRAFHKFATEFARDNRDLALGFNTLLNEIVGSNTESERLAKDMWERFRSFVEGMLEDGKREGTVAAGIDAAIYAHIVVASHTGMLVQWFVNGESLDVRSFVRTFRKFLLKGLTGRER, from the coding sequence ATGGCGAACGATTCTGAAACCAGCTATGTGAAAGAAGCGATAATGAAGGAAAGCACGAGACTGTTCCTGGCGAACGGGTTTCGTGGGACTTCGGTGAAGGAGATTACCCAAGCCGCCGGAATTGGACGGGGGACGCTGTACTGGTACTTCAAGAGCAAAGAAGAGATCTTGGAAAGTATTTTTCGAAAATTCGAAAGCGAATTTGTCGAGGGAATTATGGAAGCCGTGCGGAACTGTGATGGTGATTTCGTAGCGAAGTACAGGGCTTTTCATAAATTTGCCACCGAGTTTGCCCGCGATAACAGGGACCTGGCGTTGGGCTTCAATACCCTCCTGAACGAGATTGTGGGAAGCAATACCGAAAGTGAGAGATTGGCCAAGGACATGTGGGAACGGTTTCGCTCCTTTGTCGAGGGCATGCTGGAAGACGGCAAGCGTGAGGGAACCGTCGCGGCTGGGATAGACGCTGCAATCTACGCTCATATTGTGGTAGCGAGCCATACCGGCATGCTTGTTCAGTGGTTCGTTAATGGAGAGTCGCTCGACGTGCGCTCTTTTGTGAGGACGTTTCGAAAGTTCTTGTTGAAAGGCCTCACTGGCCGGGAGAGGTGA